The stretch of DNA CGGGAAGGACACGGGGCCGGCGCTGACGTACGCCACCCACCGGATCCGGGAGCAGTACGGGAGCGACGACGAGCGACTCGTGATCGTCGCGCTCCCCAGCGACCACTACGTCGGCGACGACGGGGCGTTCCGGCAGACGATGACCGCCGGCGCCCGCGTCGCCGCCGAAAGCGGCCGGCTCGTCACGTTCGGCGTCACGCCCGAGCGCCCCGAGACCGGCTACGGCTACGTCGAGCCCGGCGCCGGGGAGACGGCCGACGGCGTCGCGTTCCACGAGGTCGAGCAGTTCCACGAGAAGCCCGACGCCGAGACCGCCCGGGAGTACGTCGCGGCGGGCTACCGCTGGAACAGCGGCATGTTCGCGTGGACGCCCGAGCGCTTTCTCGACGCCGCGGCGGAGTCGGCACTGGCGCCGCTGGTGTCGGCACTCGCGGACGGCGACCCCGAGGGCGGCTTCGAGGCTGTCGACCCAGTCTCCGTGGACTATGCGGTGTTCGAGGGCGCCGAGAACGTCGCCGTCGTCGACGCCGCGTTCGCGTGGGACGATCTGGGGACGTGGGACGCGCTCGACCGCGTGCTCGACCCCGACGGCGACGGCAACGTCGCGATCGGCGACCACGCGACCGTCGACGCCGCGGACAACGTCGTCGTCAGCGACGACAAACACGTCTCGCTGGTCGGCGTCTCGGGGCTCGCGGTCGTGGCCTACGACGACCGCGTGTTGGTCGTGCCGAAAGACAAGGCCGGGCGCGTTCGGGAGCTCGTTTCGCTGCTCGACGAACGGGGGGCGTTCTAACGATCGAAACCGCGGCGAGAAGCTACTCCTCGTACGCCCGGCGTACGCGGACCTGTCCGTCGCTCGTGACGCCCACGAGCAGTTCCGCGCGTACCTCCCGGCCGTGGACGGCGTCGCCGGCGGCGTCGCTGACGACCTTCATCAGTTCGGGCGCCGCGTACCCCACCTTCACCCCCGCGTCGTCGCAGGCCTCGTACACCAGATCCGGGACGTCGTAGAGGTCGGTCCCGTCCTCGACGCGGACGCGGACCGGCGCCGAGAGCGCGTCGGCGAAGGAGACGGTTTCGCGGGCTTTCTCGACGTTCGCCCGGGCGCTGGCCTCGACGCTCGAGACGTTCGCCCGCGAGGTGCCGAGCCGGTCGGCGATGTCGGCCTGCCGCAGGCCGTGCTCCCGGAGCGCGAGCACCTCGGCCTGTCGGCGCGTGAGGACGTTGCCGTCGGCCTCGAACCCCGCCTGCCCGAGTAGCTCCGCGGCGGTCGGAACGTCGCTCCCGCCGTCGGCATCCTCGCCCGGCGCGTCACCGTCGGTCATGGGCGTTCGTGAGCGCCGGCCGCTGAAAAAGCTACAGTTCGTGGCGAACTACTCCGTCCACCGGATCTCGTACTCGAGCTCGTATCGCTGCTCGCCGGTCTCGGAGTCGGTGAGGCGTTCGAGTTCGACCTCGAGCCGGGGGTTCTCCGGGACGTCGACCGCCCGTGTCTCGGTCGCTCCCTCGAGGGCGACGGTCCCGTCCTCGAGCTGTTCGGCAGCCGTCGCGAGCACGTCGGCGATCTCTGCACGTGAGTGGACCTCCTCGGTCTTGAAGAGTTGTTCCTCGGGCATCACCAAGAGGTTCCCGTCGCAGCAACTAAACAGTGGTTGCGGGTCGGCTGCTCGTCTCAGGCGCCGTCGCCGCCCCAGAAGTTGTCCCGGGAGCCGAGCCGTTCGCGGTCGGTGCGGTCGGGGCGACCGTCCTCGTCGTCGGGTTCGACCCCCTCCCCGTCCAGCTCGTCGCCGTCGGCGTCCTCCGCCTCCTCGTCGAGTGGCATCTTCTCGAGGACTTTCTTCGCCGTGGCGTGGCTGGATTTCACCCGGTCGATGCGGACCCGTGCCCGGCAGTCGGGCAGCAGGCCGTCGATCAGGATGATGAACCCGTCCTCGGTTCGGCCGACACCGGCGCCGCTCTCGTGGATGTCCGTCACGTCGACGACGACCTCCTCCCCCGGCTTCACGGGCTGCTCTTTGAGATCGTCGATGGGCATGTCGTAATGGTTGCACCACTCGGCACCCCCCCTGTCGCCGTAGTGCTGACAGCCCATGCCCTCGATCCGCTCGGAGAAGCTGGGGCAGTCGTCGGCTAACGGACAGTCCGGCATACAGGAGCGTAGCAAGCCGACGCTCTAAACGGTTTCGAGGGCGAGTTCTCCGACCCACCGAAGCCCGACGTCCGGCTTAGTGCTCTGTCTCCTCGATATACCGTCCAACCACTTCTTCCGACACCGCACCCGTCGTTCCCACATCGTATCCGACCTTCCAGAATCCTCCACCCCACAAATACGACTCCCGAATCTCGGGATACACCCCAGCAAGTGCTTGGCAGAGTACGACTTGAACTGCCGGGCGATGTCCGCCGGGCTGTGCTTTGGGTCCGTTTGCACGAACAGGTGTACGTGATTGTCCGCAATCTCCAACGCCAGAATCTCGTGCCCAAAGTGGTCAGCAGCCTCACCAAACAACTCTAGCAGATCGTCTTCCACTACGTCGAGTACAGGGTTAGGGTAGTTGGGGCACTAGACGAAGTAAAACTTGCAGGAACTAACAGAATACGCATGAATGCGGTACTCCTCTACTCCCTAATCCCTACATTTATGATAGTAAGAGACAATTATCAAAGTATGGGTGAGGAAGCCACAAAGACGATTCAGACGCGCCTTCACGTAGCGTCTGGTGAACGATCGTGGCTTCACGATGCCCGGCTCGCCTCACGCGAGATCTTCAACGACAGCATCCGACTCAAACAACAAGGAGACAATCGCACCGAGATACAGCGGGAGGTTGATCGCGACGAACTCTTGCGAAACAACAAGTGCGCGGTCGTCGGCAAAGCCCTCCAAACGTGGGACTCCTACCAATCACTCAAAGAGTGGTGGGAGAATGAAGACGACCCTGATGGCGGCAAGCCGACGCCGCCGAGTACGGATAAATCTGGTGCGTACCCGCTTGTGATGGCGCACACGGAAGGCTACCGCCTCACCGTGGACGACGACACAGACCGCGTCCAAGTCCGCATCAGCCCGAAACCATACAAGAAGGTGAAAGGCCACCTGCGCGGCGAACCTGACGCAATGGGCGTGCTTCGAGACGCTATCACGTCGGATGAGGCGGATGTGGGGCAGGCCGAACTCCTGTACCGCGATGGCGTGTACTACCTACACGTCACGATCACACGCGAGTTCGACGTGCCCCAACCTGATACCGCCGATACTGTGGTCGGCGTGGACATCAACGAGCGTAACATCGCTCTCACTGCCCTTGACCGTGAGTCGATTCGGACGAAGGGCACGCTCGTCCTCGACTATGGACGAGTCAAACAGGAACGCCAACGCTACCACACGATAACCACTCGCTGTCAGGAACACGGCAAGACGAGTATCCACCGGAAACACGGTGACAAGGAAGAGCGATTCACCGAGTGGGTGTTGCATCGAATCTCCCGTGCTGTCGTGGAGTTCGCAGAACAGTTCTCGAATCCGGTTATCGTGTTCGAAGATATGACCGGTATCCGCGACGAAATCAAGTACGGGTCATATATGAACCGCCGATTGCACAAACTCCCGTTCCACAAGTTCGAGAGATTTGTATCGTACAAGGCGACGTGGCGGGAGATTCCGACGGATACGGTGGACGCTTACTACAACTCGAAGACGTGTTCGTGCTGTGGCGAGCGTGGGTATCGGCAGGGACGGCGGTTCCGGTGTACGAACGACGAGTGTGACGTGGCGCAAGACCACGCCGACCGGAACGCGTCGGTGAACATCGCGTGGCGCGAGACGGCGAAACTCGACGGTAACGAATCGAATTACCGGACTCACAAAACCCAACCGCAGGTTCGGTTGGTGCGTCTGTCCGGGTCGGGGCGTGTAAGCCGCCCAACCTCATCCCGATCCCTCGCGGAACAGGGAGTGCTAGTGCACGGCTGAGGGAACTACAAAAGCCTCGGGCGCGATGGCCCGAGGCTGTTTACACGTTCCCGGTTCGCGGGGCGGCTCAGATGAACTCCCGGACCTCGGAGTACCACATGTCGTGGTGGTCGACGGCGCCGACGCGTTCGGCGATGTCGACCGCGAGCGCGTGCCAGCAGCGCTCGCCCGCGTCCTCGTCGATGTTGTACGCCGAGTCAGCGCAGGTACAGCCGCCGTCCTCGACCACGTACTCGTCTTCGTGGCCGACGACGACGGTGAAGTCGCGGTACTCCTTCACTCGCCCCTCCGAGACTGCCTCGATGGCTCTGGAGCCGCGATCGCCGTGGGCGTCGAGGATGGCGCCGGCTACCTCGGGGGTGAGCTCACCCGCCTCGGCCAACCGCTCGCGCCAGTCCTCGTCAGTCACGAACGGTGTTCGTGGGCCACAGGGCAAAACGCCACCGACTGGCGGCGTCGTTTGCTCCTGACGACGCCACCGACTGGCGGCCCTGGAGCCTGACTGTGACCCTCTCCGAGTGGCCGCTTCCGTCAGCGTCAAACCCCGCCCGCGAGAGCCACGAAGCATGGACTGGCCCCGGATCCGTGCGGTGTGGAAGCGGGTCCTCTCGCTGGCGTGGCCGGTGATGGCCGAGCAGACGTTCCGGACGCTGATGCGGACTGTCGACATCGTCGTCACCGCGACGTTCAACCCCGCGAGCGTTGTCGCGATCGGGCTAGCGGATCTGTACGCCCGGCTCCCCCTCCGGATCGGGCTCGGCCTCGGCGGCGGCACGATCGCGCTCTCCTCGCAGGACAGCGGCGCCGCCGCCGACGCAAACCGTGACGAGGCGATCACGCAGGGGATCCTGCTCGGCGCGCTGCTGGGCATCCCGTTCGTGCTCTTTGGCTTCTTCCTGAGCGAGTCGGCGATCCGCGTGTTCGGCGCCGGGCAGGACGTGGAGAACCTCGATCGCGTGGTGACACTGGGGTCGACCTACCTCGCGATCATCTTCGCGACCGCGCCGGCCCGCCACGTCGCGCTCATCGCCGCCCGGGCGCTGCAGGGCACCGGCGACACGCGGACGCCGATGTACGTCAACGTCGTCGCGAACGCGCTGAACATCCTCGGCAGCGTCGCGTTCGGGCTGGGGTTCGCGCCGCTGGGCATCCCGCGACTCAAGATCGTCGGCGTCGGCCTCGCGACCGCGGCCGCGAACGTGTTCACCGCGTCGATGCTCTGTCTCGCGATCTGGACCGACTGGTCGGAGGCCGACTTCGCGCTGCCGGAGGACTGGATCATCGCCAAACAGCTGGTCGTCGTCAGCGCGCCGAAGGTCGCGGAGGGGTTCGCCTCGACGGCCGCGGAGTTCCCGTTCAACGCGATCCTCCTCGGCTTCGGCCAGCCGGTCAACGCCGGCTTCCAGATCGGCCGCCGGATGTACCAGCAGGTGACGGGCCCGCTCTCTCGGGGGTACAACGTCGCCGCCAGCGTCGTCGTCGGCCAGCGGCTGGGCGAGGGCGACGCCGACGGCGCGCGCTTCGAGGGCTGGGCGGTCGCCGGGCTCGGCCTGCTCACAGTCGGCAGC from Halolamina sediminis encodes:
- a CDS encoding amphi-Trp domain-containing protein; translation: MPEEQLFKTEEVHSRAEIADVLATAAEQLEDGTVALEGATETRAVDVPENPRLEVELERLTDSETGEQRYELEYEIRWTE
- a CDS encoding MATE family efflux transporter; the encoded protein is MDWPRIRAVWKRVLSLAWPVMAEQTFRTLMRTVDIVVTATFNPASVVAIGLADLYARLPLRIGLGLGGGTIALSSQDSGAAADANRDEAITQGILLGALLGIPFVLFGFFLSESAIRVFGAGQDVENLDRVVTLGSTYLAIIFATAPARHVALIAARALQGTGDTRTPMYVNVVANALNILGSVAFGLGFAPLGIPRLKIVGVGLATAAANVFTASMLCLAIWTDWSEADFALPEDWIIAKQLVVVSAPKVAEGFASTAAEFPFNAILLGFGQPVNAGFQIGRRMYQQVTGPLSRGYNVAASVVVGQRLGEGDADGARFEGWAVAGLGLLTVGSVGVGLVFAADTFVSLFTNNADTVGYAVAFAQVYGICGAALVVFSVLSGGLQGASETRIPLVARTSGVFGLQLGLTFLLGVVLGWGPLGAYVGIGATYVWMALVVAAGFHFTGWADRAAEMIEERGSDVSTW
- a CDS encoding TRAM domain-containing protein; amino-acid sequence: MPDCPLADDCPSFSERIEGMGCQHYGDRGGAEWCNHYDMPIDDLKEQPVKPGEEVVVDVTDIHESGAGVGRTEDGFIILIDGLLPDCRARVRIDRVKSSHATAKKVLEKMPLDEEAEDADGDELDGEGVEPDDEDGRPDRTDRERLGSRDNFWGGDGA
- a CDS encoding Tfx family DNA-binding protein, which produces MTDGDAPGEDADGGSDVPTAAELLGQAGFEADGNVLTRRQAEVLALREHGLRQADIADRLGTSRANVSSVEASARANVEKARETVSFADALSAPVRVRVEDGTDLYDVPDLVYEACDDAGVKVGYAAPELMKVVSDAAGDAVHGREVRAELLVGVTSDGQVRVRRAYEE
- a CDS encoding mannose-1-phosphate guanylyltransferase → MKTVALVLAGGIGSRLYPASREDRPKQFLPIGGERSLLARTVDRAGFAEEIVVATRPRFADEIDDHAPDAEVLVEPDGKDTGPALTYATHRIREQYGSDDERLVIVALPSDHYVGDDGAFRQTMTAGARVAAESGRLVTFGVTPERPETGYGYVEPGAGETADGVAFHEVEQFHEKPDAETAREYVAAGYRWNSGMFAWTPERFLDAAAESALAPLVSALADGDPEGGFEAVDPVSVDYAVFEGAENVAVVDAAFAWDDLGTWDALDRVLDPDGDGNVAIGDHATVDAADNVVVSDDKHVSLVGVSGLAVVAYDDRVLVVPKDKAGRVRELVSLLDERGAF
- a CDS encoding RNA-guided endonuclease TnpB family protein, whose protein sequence is MGEEATKTIQTRLHVASGERSWLHDARLASREIFNDSIRLKQQGDNRTEIQREVDRDELLRNNKCAVVGKALQTWDSYQSLKEWWENEDDPDGGKPTPPSTDKSGAYPLVMAHTEGYRLTVDDDTDRVQVRISPKPYKKVKGHLRGEPDAMGVLRDAITSDEADVGQAELLYRDGVYYLHVTITREFDVPQPDTADTVVGVDINERNIALTALDRESIRTKGTLVLDYGRVKQERQRYHTITTRCQEHGKTSIHRKHGDKEERFTEWVLHRISRAVVEFAEQFSNPVIVFEDMTGIRDEIKYGSYMNRRLHKLPFHKFERFVSYKATWREIPTDTVDAYYNSKTCSCCGERGYRQGRRFRCTNDECDVAQDHADRNASVNIAWRETAKLDGNESNYRTHKTQPQVRLVRLSGSGRVSRPTSSRSLAEQGVLVHG